tcctcctgccaccaGCTGGGATGCGGGAGGAACCACAGTTCACATCGCCAGGGAGATTTCCAAGCCGGGGCAGGTTCACCAATTGATTGTTTcaggggcacagggaaggaagaCAGGATTCCTTTCCTGCTTGGCTCAGTCGAGGCCCAGCCTACAGGGAGGTACGTTCAAACAGCAGCGGGGGTGAGGAAGCTGCCCGGCAGCCCAACCCCgcagcaggctgggggtgaCTGCCGACTGCCTCCTCAGCAGGAGCCTGTGTGACAATGGGGGAGGCAAGTCCGCTGCGGAGCTGGGACCTTGCTGCCACCAGCAGGGGCCAGGGACTGCGGAGAtctccagcaggcagcagtAAAGCCAACCTCCCCAGCACTGGCCTAAGGGGGGAAACGCAGTGGGGGAAGAGACCGAGGTCTAAGAGAGTGGCATCTGATCTCCATCCCCTTCCcaagaggagagcagcagccagcccaaTGTGCTTTGAGACccctcagcctgctctgcttATCCTCCATCAACAAACCCACACAGGGGAACGTCACATCACACCGGTGTCAAAGGGACATGCTGCAACACTGGCCATCTAACCTGCGGGCCCCAGGGACCTCGGGGTGCAGGGCAGGGCGTTACCGTGCCCTGGCTCTCCCTGGGCCGCGTACCTGAGAAGCAGGGGATTCTCTCTGATGAGAAGTGCAGGCTTGCTCTCCCTTTCACAGCTCAATCACAGCAGCTTGTTTGCAGTTCCAGTTACCCATCAAACGTCGGCTAGAGGCTACAAAAGGTATTTTAGTCTTCTGACTCAAGCGAGGATGTTTTTAAGCAGTCGTTGCACAGAGTCACCCATCTCCTGCGAAGGCCTGCTCCGTCCTGCCTCACCTCCAGGCGAGGGGAGAGCCACTATCCTGCCACACGGCTGGAGTCCTCCTCAGTGGGAACACGATGCAGCCTGGCCCAGTGAGGCTGGAGGTGGTGGGGCAGGGCCTCCCACCCACGGGCAGCAGCGATGTCTGGGACTCACACCTCGCAGATAATCACTGGGAAATCCACGTGAATGCGAGGATGCTCTAGTTTCACTATGCCCTGAAAGAAGAGTCAGAGTGGTGAGCAGAAGGGACGGCCAATCAACATCCTTGAGCCCTGCCAGTCACCCAGTGACAGAGAACACTGTGCCCTGGAGGAACCGGAGGGACCAGGCTCCATAAATCGCCTGTGACACCAGGTAcgcctgagcagcagcacacaaagCACGGGCCCTTTGCCCTTCGCACTCGTCCCTGGGGAGCCGAGGGCGGCACGGCTGGCTGCCACACATGGCAGGGCGAGAaaggagggagctgctctgccaggcacTGCCCGTGCAGCAGCTGGTGCGTGACTGGCAGATATTGGCTGTCTGGGCTTTTCATGCGGCACCTTTCATTCATGGGATTTAGAGGAATGAAAAGAGCTCTCTGAGAGAAcgcagccagggcagctggcGCACAGAAAGGCGGCTTTCTGTGCAGAGAGGAGGCTGCTGAATGCACGCTCCCTCCACACCAGCCACGGGAAACGTTCCCATGCCCCATCCGAGCCTTCTCCTGTTACAGCACCAGGTGGGGGGGcgggggctcagggctgggcttgCACCCACAGAACCAGAGTAAAGCCTGTGCTAGCAAAGGACTCTTCAGTGCTGGTACCTGCTctctccagctcagctgagctTTCCAACTGGGAGAGTTTCAACCCACATGAACAAGGACTCAGTTCCACAGGCCAAGCCTGCTTCTGCTAGAATGCCAGCCCAGGAAGCATCACCAAATCCTTCCATCCACAAGTGCCCGCTCAGCACTCAGAGGGGTTCCATGGTTCCATCCAGCTGAGAGGCTGCCCACTCCTCAGAGTACACTGACAGCTCACCCCAGCTGCTCATTACAGCCATGCCTTTCTACTTAATGAGGGAAGACTTCTATAGAGGCTCTCTCCAGCCCTGTTTTCATCTGCTCTTTCTTCCATTTATGCCCCCAAAAGATTCCCTATATGCAGgctctcctgcccctgcaccATGATCATCACTTGACATCCCAGCCCTTGCCCAGCTTCACACCACTTGCTTATTTATAGAGGAGACTTTTCCACTGAagagcaaagcacagagctgtcaacactgctgagcagctggaggggaTGTGCAAGCTCATGTCAGCAGCTGatgggctctggctgctgctccctaaCACAGGGCCTGGCCCTCCACAGTGACATGACACTGGCTGAGGCAGCACAACACCCTACACCTCGTGGAAGGTGCTTGTAAGGAGACGCCGTGGCCATGCAGGGCTGCCTGGCACTCTGTGCCCCACAACATACACCCAGCTGAGCTATCTTCCCCTGCCTGGCAATTCTGACAGGCTCAGGCACTGCTTCTCTCaaaaaaaggcagctggagGGTGCCACCAGCTCTCCCTTTCCTGTCACAGCCTCAGGTGACAGGGTGTGAGCCAGGACACACGGGAATCACGGCTCTGAGGCAGAcactggggaggaggagagagccTCCACCTTCCCAGTAAGAACATGCCCCGAGGGAGACGGTTCCTTAAAGGCCGGACTTCAAGTGTCACCGTGGCGCTTGGCACTCAGTCTCCCCCATCCTTCTCCGCACATTACCTGAGGTATCAGGTTCTTGTGGATCCTCTTCAGCTTGGCGCGCTTCCTCCCGTTCTTGGTGACGATTGTCTCCTCGTAGAACTCGTGAGCAAGGTCCCCGTCCTCATCGTAATACATAGAGCTGCcgagaggagaggggaggcgCTGGGGTGAGAGCCTGCCGGCCCTGCCGGCTCCGTGCGCcccgagccgggccgggggctgGGGCCGGTCCCGCtcccctgaggagctgcagccatcACCCGCTGCCGGCGGCCCCTCCCGACCCCCGTGCCGCGCCCGTGCTGGGGCcggccagcagcagagccccccGCCCCAGTGCagccgccccccgcgcccgcgTCTCACCCGCGCCGTGTGAACACGAAGGGGGTGGCGGCGCGCGCGGCCCGCGCCCGGGCCAGGGCCTGCTGCCCGCCGGGGCCTtcggggccgccgccgcccgccgccggggTGGCGAAGGGCCACAGCCCCCGCGACTTGGAGCCGCTGGCGCCCatggcgggggcggcggcggcaggagcggggccgggcgggggggAAGGGACGGGGGCGGCCCGGAGCCGCCCGGCCACACCGACCGAGCGCCGCCTGCGCCGCCCGCGCCACTTCCGGCGCTCGCGTCACGTGGCACCGGCGCGGACGCGCCCtcctccccgcccgccgcctGCTGCGCGGGAACCGCGGGTTCGAGTCCCGCCGCCGCCACCCCGCACCTCGTGTGGGCACCCACGGCCCGCCGACACCGGGGCGTTATACGCATCTcgtcccttcccacccagcccGCCCCGCCAAGGACGACACCGCAGGCCAGGCCTCGTCACCAAGATGCCTTTATTGGTGCTCGATGTCCTGCTTCTTCCCAGGGACACTCACTTCTCCGGGGACACTCGCTCCCCCCGTATCACCCACTCCCCTGGGGACACCTAATCCCCCAGGTAACACTTGCTTCCCGCAAGACACACGCTCCCTTCGGGACACCCACTCACCTGGGGACACGCAATCCCCCAGGTGACACACGCTCTCTTGGGGACACCCAATCCCCCAGGGTACACTCGTTCCCCCCAGGACAcgctccctggggacacccactCCCGGGTGACACTCGCTCTCGCTCCCACCAGGAACCCTCACTCTCTGGGCCAGCCCCATGGGGGCTGTGACAGCCCGGTGGGTCCGTGGTGCCCCGTTCcacccccctccctgctgcccccaccGCCGGTGGGCGAGGATCCTGGTGCGCTGGCCGGCCTCGGCTGCGAGCCTCGTGGTCACCCCGGCGTGAGCGCGGCCAGCGCCTCCTGCATCTTCTGGCGGCAGCGCGCGTAGCGGTGCCGCAGCCGCCGCAcgtgctcctcctcctcccgctgcAGGATCAGCAGGAAGTTGTGCAGCTCCGGCAGCGTGAAGGCGTCCCACTGCAGGCACAAGGGCTGCCATCGCGACGCGGACCTGCAGCGTCCCCCCACGGCCACCGCCCCGGGCAGTGCGGGTGCCAGCCGCCTCCCCGTCCCCGCACTCACGTTCACCTCTCCGGTCTCGTTCTCCTTCAGGATGAAGCTCAGCACCTTCTCGCTAGGGCCGGCCAGCAGCCGCAGCCGCAGGGGCTGCTCGTCGTCACCCAGCTTCCGCAGATACACTGCAACGGGGCCACGCGTCACCGCGGGGACACTGCCGCTACGGGGACATCACTGCTGCTACGGGGATGCTGCTGCTATGGGGACATCACCACCACACGGGACACCACTGCTGGAATGGGGGACACATCCAtggtgacaggggacactgccacCAAAGGGGGATACCACTGCTACAGGGATGCCGTCACCaaggggatgctgctgcctaAGGAAAGTGTCACTGTTGGGGCACCACTGCCGTAATACTGCCACCTTGGGGGACACCACCACTGTGGGGACGCCACTGCCGTGGGCATGCTGCCACCACCATGAGGGACCCAGGGGACATCACCACCATGGAACTGGCACCACCCAGGGGAAACTGCCAGTATGGGGACACGGCCACCACTGTGCAGACAGGGTGACGCTGGGCACTACCTTGCTCATCCTTCTCAGACCTCTCGAAGAGGGCGAACTTGCGGGGGTTGTCGATGACGGTGAACTTGCGGAGGAGGGCATCGATGACCTCACTGGCCCGGGTGTGCGAAAGGATGTGCAGGTGCTTGACGGTCCCCTTGGGCAGGTAGAAGGACGTGCGGCGCTTCACCCCCTGGGGGTGTGGCCGCCCCgcctgcagggaggggaccCGCTTGGTGGCTGGCACCGAGACAGGGCGAACCAGCTTCAGCTGCACCTTGATGAAGCCGGTGTAGGAGCCGTCCTTGTTCTACGAGACACCGGTGGGGGGTGAGTGGGGTCAGGGCAGGACACCGTGACCCCCCCCGGCCCTATGCCGACCCCGTACCAGGCTCATGAAGAGGTTGCTGTTGATTTGGCTGTTGTACTCCTTGATCCGCTGCTCCACCTGCGCCTGGTCCAGCTCTGTCTTCTCCCACTCGCTGGGCTCATCCTGCGGGACAGCAACCGGGCTGAGCGGCACAGAGACCGGGGGGGACCGTCCCTCCTGCCTCGGTGTCGCGCCGGCCCGCAGCCCACCCCGAAGCAGCGGCAGATGCGCGGGCGGTTGCACGGGGTTGCATCAGCCCGGCTGGcgctgagctgggctgtgccggGACGCACAGCTGAGCTCACCGcggccccagccctgctccggGGACACCGGCACCGGCCgcccccagggctgtgtgaaCGCACTGCGAGAACACCCGGAGCCGAGCGGCCGCTCCCGGCACCCCAGATCAGAGAGGCGTCCCCAAGGCAGAACGCCGGCAGCCGCCAGCCCGGCACCAGGGCGTCTGGGCAGGCTCCGCGCCCGCGGGGACGCCCTGACATTTGAGGCAGGagggccgggctgggggtgcagcccGCCCTTGCCGCCGGCACCCCACTTCAAAGTGCTGGCCCCACACACGAGGGACCGAGCGTCCTGGCTCGGCGTCTCTGCCACCGGCACCCACTAATGAGTATTTACGCGGGGCCGCGGAGCTGCCACACAGTGCTGCACGTGTCCCCACGGCACTGAGGAGGTCCCAGCCCCGACAGCCACCCCACAGCATGCAGGCACTGCCGGACCCTGCGGGGGGCCCTGCAGGATGGGGACAGCTGTGAAGCTGCCCGGGGAGTTTGTCCCGGCACCCCcaaagctgggagcagctccagccctgagggACCTTGGGGTGCCCGTGCCAGGCAGCGAAACTCCACTCGCCCCACGGTGCCTCGCTCACCCCACATCCAACCGGACAGGGCCACCGTGTCCCCCGGCACGGCCATGCTTGACCCCactcctgccccacagcagggCCAAGCTCACCTCTAAGAAAAGACCACCAACACCTCTAGTTTTCCCCACGCACCAAGCCCACCCTCGCCTGCTCCCCAGCACGCAGCCGGGGGAATGTGCTCCCGATGACGTCACCCGTGTCCCCCATTACGTCACGGCCCGGGACCGACctggcggcggcgcgggcggcggccgAGGGAGGTGCGGGCGGTGTAGAAGAGCTCGGGTTCGGAGTCGGAGTCCTCCTGGCTGCAGTAGCCGCTGCTGGCCGTGCTGCCTCCCGtgccccccgcgccgccccgccgcagAGCCAACGCcgccgccccgcagcccccgggcccgccggcccccggcccggccACGGGCACGGTGGCGGTGGCGGagggcacggcccggcccggccgccccgcagccccgccggggcGGCGAGCACACGGGCACACCCGGCCTCGCGCCAGCCCGACCGGCCCCCGGGCCGGGGCCCGGCTCGGTCCGCTCCCGGCTCGGCTCAGCCCGCTCCCGGCCCTTGGCCCGGCTCCGCTCAGCCCGGCCCTTGGCCcggctcggctccgctcggtCCCTATCGCGGCTCGGCTGCGCCCGGTCCCACTCTCAGTCCCGACTCGGCTCCGCCCGGTCCCACTCTCAGTCCCGGCTCCGCTTCGCCCGGTCCCTATCGCCGCCCCGTTCGGCTCAGCCCGATCCCTATCGCGGTCCCGTTCTCGGCTCGGCTCAGACCGGTCCCTATCGCGCTCCTGCCCCGGCTCGGTTCGGCGCGGCGTCTACCGCGCCCTGCCCCGTTGCCGGCTCTGCGCGGTCCCcgtccccgccccgccccggccgtgGGGTGacgcgggccgggggcggcgcggcggccccGCTTCCGGCGGTGACTTCACCCGCGCCCGCCCGGACACGGCTTTGCCCCGGCTgcgctcggctcggctcggctcggctcggctcgggcACGGTGCGGTGCGGGCAGCGCGGCACGGGCATAGCACAGCCTGGCTTGGCACAGCAAAGCCCGACATGGCACAGCACGGCATGGCACGACCTTACACAGCCCAGGCCAGCCCAGCGCAGTTGCAGTCCATAAAGGCTTGGCACAGCGCAGAATGGCACAGCATAGCCTGGCATGGTGCAGCCTGGCATGGCAtagcacagcctggcacatcAGTCTCATTCAGCTCAGCTAAGCCCAGCCGAGCCCAGCTCAGCAAGgcttggcacagcctggcatgGCACAACCTGGCATGCCATGACATGGCCTCAcatggcacagcccagctcagcccccgCCAGCCCAGTGTAGCCCCCAGGTTTGCCACTCCCTGCCCAAGCTCTCCCTCACAGACAAGCGCAGGCCCTACCACATTGGTGTCCTTCTCCAACACCTGCTCATTGCCATCGTCCTCGTCACCAGCACCTGGGGGGCCACCGCAGTCCAGCTGCACCAGGGCCCGGCACCGGTAGTGGCAGGTGAAGCTGCAGTCTGGGGACAGAGACAGAAGCAGGGTCACCACTGTGCACAGCCAGGGTCAgggcactgggcactggtggGACAAGGGCTGGCACATGGTGACAGTGTCAGCTGTCTGCtcatgctgtgcccaggggctCAGGGGTAGCATCAACATGGGACATAGCACTGTGCCACGTCCCGGCCGGTGCCgctgtgctccctgctgggctggccaGCATGGTGTGCTCAGTGCCTGGTACTGGGGTGCCCAGTATGGGCGCCAGTGTGGGTGTCCAGTACTGGGATGCCCAGTGGCTGTGTGGGTACCCAGTGCTGGAATACCTGGTACCTGGTGCAGGTACCCAATACAGGGATGCATGGTGCTGGGTCAGGGTATTCCGTATGGGGCTGCCAGTGCCTGATGTGGGTGCCCGATCCAGGGGTGTGCAGTGTTTGGTGGCAGTTCCTGGTGCCCAGAGGCCCAGTGCCTGGTGCAGCTTCCCAGAATGGTGATGCCCAACTTAATGGAAATGCCTGGCACCGGGATGCCTGGTGGGGGTAATTGGTATTGAGATGCCCAGTGCTGGGATGTTCAGTGCCTGATGCTGGGATGCCTGTGCCCAGTGGTGGGACAGCTGGTGCTCAGTGAGGGGGCCCATTAGCAGGGGGTGGGGGGCCCGTGGGGGTGCCCAATGCCCCACCCGCTGGTGGTGGGGGAGTCCGGTGGCAGCATGCCCGGTGCTGGGAAACTCATGCCCACCGGTGGGACAGCCGGTGCTCAGCGGGGCTGCCTACTACCAGGATGCTCGGTGTCCTGTAGGGGTGCCCGGTTGGTGGGATGCCCGGTGGGAATGCCCAGTGGTGAGGAGTGCCCGGTGCTGGGGATGCCCGGTGGCGGGGTATCCGGTGCTCGCTGGGGGTGCCCGGTGCTGAGGAAGCCGAGCGGCGGGACGCTCACTGCCTGGCGGGAGTGCCGGCGCGCCCGGCGGCGGGGGTGCGGGGGCCCGGGGCGCGGTACTCACGGCGGCACTGGAGGCTCTTCCTGCCGCCGCCCCAGACGAAGTCTCCGCAGAGATCGCACCAGGTGTGCAACCCGCGGCGCCGCGGCTCGAAGCGGTGCCCGGCGCCCGGTGCCGCCGTCAGCCGCGGGTCAGGATgcgccccggggccgggccggcgggccGGGCTGATGCGCAGCGCGTTGGCTCGTTCCaggcggccccggcccggccgcggctcCGGCTGCAGCTCCCGCAGCTCGATGAGCTCCATGgcccggcggccgcgggcgcTGCtcggcggcggggcgggggccggcaccgggccggggccggggccggggcggggacCGGGAGGGGCCGCCCCGATCGGGCAccgggggaaactgaggcaggagagaTGGGGGGCACGGCGCAATGCCCCGGGCTCCCGATCGCCAACTCCAgtcccggcggggcgggctgGAGGCGGGGATGAGGTTCCCGGAGCCGCCGCGGAGGAAGGGGGGCCCGCTGCAGCCGCTCCGCTCTCTCTGCCTCTTCTCGCAGAAGAAGGACAAACTGtgctccctgcctcagtttcccagtggggaaggggctggaggcaCCCCTGGCGGCGGGTGAGAAGCAGACGGAGAGCTACGGAGAGCGCTCCCGCTGGCTGCAGCCCCGGACGTGCAGCGTGGCTTTGGGGTGAGGAGTTTATTGAGCTCCCAGCGCGGGCTGCTCGgccggggctgcagctggaCCGAGATGGTTTCCTGCCTGCTGCcgtggctcctgcagcagcagccttgctGCAAAGCTTCTTTTTATGCGTCAGGGATTCTCCAGCGCCCCATCAGAAAAAGGACATGGCCAacctttcccagctgtgctcagagcaaGGCTCCAGccctttggcagcagctgctaACCAGTGAAAGGTGGGGATGCACCCCAAGGCATCCCCACCAGTAAAGCCTGTTTACTGGTAATGCTGGTGGGCAGGGGGGCAAGCCCTTGGTGCTAACATCACATCAAGAGAGAGGAAATGGGGTGAATCGTCCCTGCAAGGTGGGAGATGACAAATACCCAAGAAACTCTTTCTCACAGCAAGATGCTTGTGCAAACCACATCCTCTGCTCCCCACACTGCTCTAACAATGGTGAGGCAGCACAGAGGTCTTCTCactctcttccctccccagctgcagtaAGGTAACCACAACCTCACAGGATTTTTCAGGTTCTCTGGCATTTCTGTTGTTGCAGAGAAAATGGACACGCCTCTCGCTTTGTGGAAGGGAGGGGATGAAGCAGTTTGTTACCTTCAGCtaggagagaaaaagcagaagccaAGCAACTGTGGGATGCACAAGGAGGTTTATTGGAGAAGGCAGCACGGtgaggtggtgggagaggagaggctgACCCTGGCTAGTGGtacctgcagctgggagcaggcagaagGGGCCTTTGCCAGCTTctttccagctctgggctgcacACCGGGGGAACCTCTGCCTCTCTGAGCCATGGGCCAGTTGCCAGACACCACTTTTCTTACAGATCATCCACATTCCTTGGCACTGCGGCCATCAGGTTGCAGGCAGGCTTGTGCTTCTGCCAGTGCTGCACCTGGCATGCCCTGCAGAGGGGGAAGCTGCTGTCAGGGGCACTGGAGTCACATCCATCCATGAGGGCAAAGCAGCAAGGACAAACTCCAGCACCGCACCCCTCTGGGAGCGAGCTGATACAGCCCAGCATTAGACCAAGAGGGGGGTGGATGCAGCCCCAGTCCTAGGGGTTAAGAAGGTTTAACGCCAGACCTTGGCAGATGGTTCAGGACCAGAGATTTAATTTACTGCCACCGTCCCAGCTGC
This region of Vidua chalybeata isolate OUT-0048 chromosome 12, bVidCha1 merged haplotype, whole genome shotgun sequence genomic DNA includes:
- the TUSC2 gene encoding tumor suppressor candidate 2; protein product: MGASGSKSRGLWPFATPAAGGGGPEGPGGQQALARARAARAATPFVFTRRGSMYYDEDGDLAHEFYEETIVTKNGRKRAKLKRIHKNLIPQGIVKLEHPRIHVDFPVIICEV
- the RASSF1 gene encoding ras association domain-containing protein 1, giving the protein MELIELRELQPEPRPGRGRLERANALRISPARRPGPGAHPDPRLTAAPGAGHRFEPRRRGLHTWCDLCGDFVWGGGRKSLQCRHCSFTCHYRCRALVQLDCGGPPGAGDEDDGNEQVLEKDTNVDEPSEWEKTELDQAQVEQRIKEYNSQINSNLFMSLNKDGSYTGFIKVQLKLVRPVSVPATKRVPSLQAGRPHPQGVKRRTSFYLPKGTVKHLHILSHTRASEVIDALLRKFTVIDNPRKFALFERSEKDEQVYLRKLGDDEQPLRLRLLAGPSEKVLSFILKENETGEVNWDAFTLPELHNFLLILQREEEEHVRRLRHRYARCRQKMQEALAALTPG